A genomic stretch from Kribbella amoyensis includes:
- a CDS encoding MFS transporter, with protein sequence MSRPPRDFWLLLGGYAVSSYGNYLNLIALGLFSYQWTGSTWATGAIMAIRLGTGFVTGLVSGRVLPRVARRPLLLGLDLLQATAMVVLVLAPSLAVLVLVAVVLGAGNTTLVVALRSGIPDLVPPDGRTRANGRLVTARSLASVLGFGTAALVIDLGGYTAAFLLNAASFVVSASALAFVRWPRSEHAPDSPSRRKSRSLLRYLPPLLAGMVVVRGVDALASAGHNVALPIYASLTAPDHPAAVSAQFWTAWAIGSMSAHQLVNRLVKRVDHRTFAIATCAMSVCFVLAFTGLPPYWLIAVCLLAGVADGVSEIGYLSTLQTMPEQERTRVFGLSASVENSAFAGGMVIAAGLLDVLPVLAVVGGLHGIAVTGVLVFLLLSRRSHGGEHIDHSRSPAGADRG encoded by the coding sequence ATGTCGCGTCCGCCCCGCGATTTCTGGCTGTTGCTGGGCGGCTACGCCGTGTCGTCGTACGGGAACTACCTCAACCTGATCGCGCTCGGTCTGTTCAGCTATCAGTGGACCGGCAGCACCTGGGCCACCGGCGCGATCATGGCGATCCGGCTCGGGACGGGATTCGTGACCGGGCTGGTTTCCGGCCGGGTGCTGCCGCGAGTGGCGCGCCGGCCGTTGCTACTCGGGCTGGATCTGCTGCAGGCGACGGCCATGGTGGTCCTGGTCCTGGCGCCGAGCCTGGCGGTCCTGGTCCTGGTCGCGGTGGTTCTCGGAGCGGGTAACACCACGCTGGTCGTCGCGCTGCGCAGCGGCATCCCGGATCTCGTGCCACCGGACGGCCGAACCCGGGCGAACGGGCGCCTGGTCACGGCTCGTTCGCTGGCCAGCGTGCTCGGCTTCGGTACGGCGGCGCTGGTGATCGACCTCGGTGGTTACACCGCGGCCTTCCTGCTGAACGCGGCCTCGTTCGTCGTTTCCGCGTCGGCGCTGGCGTTCGTGCGCTGGCCGAGGTCTGAGCATGCTCCGGACTCGCCGAGCCGCCGCAAGAGCCGTTCCTTGCTGCGGTACCTGCCGCCGCTGCTGGCCGGCATGGTCGTGGTCCGCGGCGTGGACGCGCTGGCTTCGGCCGGGCACAACGTCGCGTTGCCGATCTATGCGAGTTTGACGGCGCCGGACCATCCGGCCGCCGTGAGCGCCCAGTTCTGGACGGCCTGGGCGATCGGAAGCATGAGTGCCCATCAGCTGGTCAACCGGCTGGTGAAGCGGGTCGATCACCGGACGTTCGCGATCGCGACCTGCGCGATGTCGGTCTGCTTCGTCCTCGCCTTCACCGGTCTGCCGCCGTACTGGCTGATCGCGGTCTGCCTGCTGGCCGGAGTCGCCGACGGGGTGAGCGAGATCGGTTATCTGTCCACCTTGCAGACGATGCCGGAACAGGAACGCACCCGGGTCTTCGGGCTGTCCGCGAGTGTGGAGAACTCGGCTTTCGCCGGCGGCATGGTGATCGCGGCCGGCCTGCTCGACGTACTACCGGTGCTGGCCGTGGTCGGTGGGCTGCACGGGATCGCGGTGACCGGCGTGCTGGTCTTTCTGTTGCTCTCGAGGAGGAGCCATGGTGGCGAACACATCGATCATTCACGGTCCCCGGCTGGTGCTGACCGAGGATGA
- the bla gene encoding class A beta-lactamase, producing the protein MSSSPSRSTESASPTAPSTATPPPERHDQLLALERKYGARLGVYAVATGTGRTLAHRADERFAFCSTFKGLAAAGVLHHNPLTHLDTVVTYTTDDLMKSSVITRQHVRTGMTLRQLCDAAVRYSDGTAGNLLLRELGGPAALTAYLRTLGDQVTRMDRYEPHIVTAIPGDPRDTTTPRAIGTTYQNLVVGKALAPEKQAHLRDLLERNATEAGRRRIRAGLPKSWTVADKTGTGDYGTTNDIALTWPTPQAPPLLIAILSSKPQEQAPSTSALLAEAATYTAKVLT; encoded by the coding sequence GTGTCCTCATCGCCCTCGCGGTCCACCGAGTCCGCGTCTCCGACGGCTCCGTCGACCGCTACTCCCCCGCCCGAGCGCCATGACCAGTTGCTGGCGCTGGAACGCAAGTACGGCGCCCGTCTCGGCGTCTACGCCGTTGCCACCGGCACCGGCCGCACGCTTGCGCACCGCGCCGACGAACGGTTCGCGTTCTGCTCGACCTTCAAGGGTCTGGCCGCGGCCGGCGTACTCCACCACAACCCGCTGACACACCTCGACACCGTCGTCACGTACACGACCGACGACCTGATGAAGAGCTCGGTCATCACGCGGCAGCACGTCCGCACCGGCATGACGCTGCGCCAACTCTGCGACGCCGCGGTCCGCTACAGCGACGGCACCGCGGGCAACCTTCTCCTCCGCGAACTAGGCGGCCCCGCGGCCCTCACCGCGTACCTCCGCACCCTCGGCGACCAGGTCACCCGCATGGACCGCTACGAACCACACATCGTCACCGCCATCCCCGGCGACCCCCGGGACACCACCACGCCCCGCGCCATCGGTACGACGTACCAGAACCTCGTCGTCGGTAAAGCCCTGGCCCCCGAGAAGCAAGCCCACCTCCGCGACCTCCTCGAACGCAACGCCACCGAAGCCGGCCGGCGGCGCATCCGGGCCGGCCTGCCCAAGTCCTGGACCGTCGCCGACAAAACCGGCACCGGCGACTACGGCACCACGAACGACATAGCCCTCACCTGGCCAACCCCTCAGGCTCCACCCCTCCTCATCGCCATCCTCTCCAGCAAACCCCAAGAACAAGCCCCCTCAACCTCCGCCCTCCTAGCCGAAGCAGCCACCTACACCGCCAAGGTTCTGACCTGA
- a CDS encoding polysaccharide deacetylase family protein, with the protein MNVPPGKLLLAAAVLLGAALAQSAQPSTQHAAHSSDRSTSSAASVVPAAHGPLTVPVKPRAAAPPIRKKSQRTADSNQRTSEPETWNLPAGGKVLYLTFDDGPQRVYTPKVLNILAKHSAKATFFVLGREAAAHPDLVATTRRAGHRIGNHTWDHPMLTKLSPARLREEISSGISSRCFRPPFRDTNAHVAAVAAQYHQRQILWDVDTLDWEKPGAAKIERAILRGARPGAIILMHDGGGNRSQTVTALDRALTQLTAQGYTFQSLPC; encoded by the coding sequence ATGAACGTGCCGCCCGGCAAACTTCTTCTCGCTGCCGCTGTCCTGCTCGGAGCCGCTCTGGCCCAATCCGCCCAGCCGTCCACGCAGCATGCCGCCCACTCGTCCGACCGCTCGACGAGCTCCGCCGCGTCGGTCGTACCCGCCGCTCACGGGCCGCTCACCGTCCCGGTGAAACCGCGGGCCGCGGCGCCGCCGATCCGGAAGAAGAGCCAGCGCACGGCCGACTCGAACCAGCGCACCTCCGAGCCGGAGACCTGGAACCTGCCGGCCGGTGGCAAGGTGCTGTACCTGACGTTCGACGACGGGCCGCAGCGGGTGTACACCCCGAAGGTGCTCAACATCCTCGCCAAGCACAGCGCGAAGGCGACGTTCTTCGTCCTCGGCCGCGAGGCCGCCGCCCACCCGGACCTGGTCGCGACGACTCGCCGCGCCGGCCACCGGATCGGCAACCACACCTGGGACCACCCGATGCTCACCAAGCTCTCCCCGGCGCGGCTGCGCGAGGAGATCTCGTCGGGCATCAGCTCGCGCTGCTTCCGGCCACCGTTCCGCGACACCAACGCGCACGTCGCGGCGGTCGCGGCGCAGTACCACCAGCGCCAGATCCTCTGGGACGTCGACACCCTGGACTGGGAGAAGCCCGGCGCGGCCAAGATCGAACGAGCCATCCTCCGCGGCGCCCGCCCCGGCGCGATCATCCTCATGCACGACGGCGGCGGCAACCGCTCCCAAACCGTCACCGCCCTCGACCGCGCCCTGACCCAACTCACCGCCCAGGGCTACACCTTCCAGTCACTCCCCTGCTGA
- a CDS encoding bifunctional metallophosphatase/5'-nucleotidase codes for MTGGERKTMGRRTVIGGAAAALAAAGFEAAPAYAGAPSSTPSGAAGSGDQRVVRLSVLGTTDLHGNVFNWDYFKNAEYDDSAHNDIGLAKISTLVKAVRARLAAQKHTPEPLVLDAGDTIQGTPLAYYFAKIQPITGGHVHPMAAAMNEIGYDAAALGNHEFNYGLDILRKFQRQLEFPLLGANAQDWTTGLPVFPPYVLKKVHVRGEKPITVGILGLTNPGIAIWDKAVVENKIKFGGIVELAKSWVPKVRAAGADVVIVSVHSGIDLSSSYGDALPYPENAAGPMVEQVPGIDAVLVGHAHQEVAERFVTNQQTGEKVVLVEPLKWGMRLAMIDLDLQKVRGRWTVVGRHSQVLNANTVEPDPKVTKLLQKDHDKVVEYVNSKIGTCTEAMSAATAPWEDTAALDFVNFVQADAVSKALAGTPQADLPVLAIAAPFNRAAAIPAGDVSVRDVAGLYIFDNTLLAVTMTGAQVRAYLEFSAQYFKQVTGTGPFTPDQVTNAPTPTAPNGTPDYNYDILGGLTAPLAYHVDIAKPVGSRIADLAYDGAAVTDDQQFVVAVNNYRQSGGGNFPHVSKAEVVYNRQVEIRQLMIDYVSTTGTVDPSAFHTTDWSLTSNGAPITVTS; via the coding sequence ATGACAGGCGGCGAGCGGAAGACGATGGGCAGACGAACGGTGATCGGCGGCGCGGCCGCGGCACTCGCGGCAGCCGGGTTCGAGGCGGCGCCGGCGTACGCGGGTGCGCCGAGCAGTACGCCGAGTGGTGCGGCCGGCAGCGGGGACCAGCGGGTCGTCCGGCTGAGCGTGCTCGGGACCACCGACCTGCACGGCAACGTCTTCAACTGGGACTACTTCAAGAACGCCGAGTACGACGACTCCGCGCACAACGACATCGGCCTCGCCAAGATCTCCACGCTCGTCAAGGCGGTGCGGGCGCGGCTAGCTGCACAGAAGCACACCCCGGAACCGCTGGTGCTCGACGCCGGCGACACGATCCAGGGCACCCCGCTGGCGTACTACTTCGCCAAGATCCAGCCGATCACCGGCGGCCACGTCCATCCGATGGCGGCGGCGATGAACGAGATCGGGTACGACGCGGCCGCGCTCGGCAACCACGAGTTCAACTACGGCCTCGACATCCTGCGCAAGTTCCAGCGGCAACTCGAGTTCCCGTTGCTCGGCGCGAACGCGCAGGACTGGACCACGGGCCTGCCGGTGTTCCCGCCGTACGTGCTGAAGAAGGTCCACGTCCGCGGCGAGAAGCCGATCACGGTCGGCATCCTCGGCCTGACCAACCCCGGCATCGCGATCTGGGACAAGGCCGTGGTCGAGAACAAGATCAAGTTCGGCGGCATCGTCGAGCTGGCCAAGTCCTGGGTGCCGAAGGTCCGGGCGGCCGGCGCCGACGTGGTGATCGTGTCCGTGCACTCGGGGATCGACCTGTCCTCGTCCTACGGCGACGCGCTGCCGTACCCGGAGAACGCGGCCGGCCCGATGGTCGAGCAGGTCCCCGGCATCGACGCGGTCCTGGTCGGCCACGCGCACCAGGAAGTCGCCGAGCGGTTCGTCACCAACCAGCAGACCGGCGAGAAGGTCGTCCTGGTCGAGCCGCTGAAGTGGGGGATGCGGCTGGCGATGATCGACCTGGACCTGCAGAAGGTCCGCGGCCGGTGGACGGTCGTCGGCCGGCACAGCCAGGTCCTGAACGCGAACACGGTCGAGCCCGACCCGAAGGTCACCAAGCTGCTGCAGAAGGACCACGACAAGGTGGTCGAGTACGTGAACTCCAAGATCGGTACCTGCACCGAGGCGATGTCCGCGGCCACGGCGCCGTGGGAGGACACGGCGGCGCTCGACTTCGTCAACTTCGTCCAGGCCGACGCGGTGTCGAAGGCGCTCGCCGGGACGCCGCAGGCCGACCTGCCGGTGCTCGCGATCGCGGCGCCGTTCAACCGGGCCGCGGCGATCCCGGCCGGCGACGTGTCGGTCCGGGACGTGGCGGGGCTGTACATCTTCGACAACACGCTGCTCGCGGTGACGATGACGGGCGCGCAGGTCCGGGCGTACCTGGAGTTCAGTGCGCAGTACTTCAAGCAGGTGACCGGGACCGGGCCGTTCACGCCGGACCAGGTGACCAACGCGCCGACCCCGACCGCGCCGAACGGTACGCCGGACTACAACTACGACATCCTCGGTGGGCTGACGGCGCCGCTCGCGTACCACGTCGACATCGCGAAGCCGGTCGGGTCGCGGATCGCCGATCTCGCGTACGACGGTGCGGCGGTCACCGACGACCAGCAGTTCGTCGTGGCCGTGAACAACTACCGGCAGTCCGGCGGCGGCAACTTCCCGCACGTCAGCAAGGCCGAGGTGGTCTACAACCGGCAGGTCGAGATCCGCCAGCTGATGATCGACTACGTGAGCACCACCGGCACGGTCGACCCGTCCGCGTTCCACACCACCGACTGGTCGCTGACCTCCAACGGCGCCCCGATCACGGTCACCAGCTGA
- a CDS encoding FadR/GntR family transcriptional regulator, whose protein sequence is MTYSAAAAPSLSDRLTDAILRIIRDRGLGPGDAIPSARELAKQFEITTPTVREALRKLEATGAVEFRHGSGTYVGPTINNVVLANPHRPPITKDSVLQLIGARVVIEPAVAAQSALARQPENLERLEAAVTNALVPPGGPAFALNFHVELAAASGNPLLEEVLASLLKVRVREQQQIRQLYDNRNRDHDEHRAILDAVRARDAQEAERLTRDHLENIRAAVEAADFPELP, encoded by the coding sequence GTGACCTACTCAGCAGCGGCGGCGCCGAGCTTGTCGGATCGGTTGACGGACGCGATCCTGCGGATCATCCGTGATCGCGGGCTCGGCCCGGGCGACGCGATTCCGTCCGCCCGGGAGCTGGCGAAGCAGTTCGAGATCACCACGCCGACGGTGCGCGAGGCGCTGCGGAAGCTCGAGGCGACCGGTGCGGTCGAGTTCCGGCACGGGTCCGGGACGTACGTCGGCCCGACGATCAACAACGTCGTGCTGGCGAACCCGCACCGGCCGCCGATCACCAAGGACTCCGTCCTGCAGCTGATCGGCGCCCGCGTCGTGATCGAGCCCGCGGTCGCCGCGCAGTCGGCGCTCGCGCGGCAGCCGGAGAACCTGGAGCGGCTGGAGGCGGCGGTCACCAACGCGCTGGTACCGCCCGGTGGGCCGGCGTTCGCGTTGAACTTCCACGTCGAGCTCGCGGCCGCCTCCGGGAACCCGCTGCTGGAGGAGGTGCTCGCCTCGTTGCTGAAGGTGCGCGTCCGCGAGCAGCAGCAGATCCGCCAGCTCTACGACAACCGGAACCGCGATCACGACGAGCACCGCGCGATCCTCGACGCCGTGCGGGCCCGGGACGCGCAGGAGGCCGAGCGGCTCACCCGCGACCACCTGGAGAACATCCGCGCCGCGGTCGAGGCCGCCGACTTCCCGGAGCTGCCATGA
- a CDS encoding creatininase family protein — protein sequence MTWRLAEMTTDQARDAVRESPLAIIPVGAQEQHGGGMAMSTDSVRAVGLAERVAERLAGRAVVAPAVNYGVSPHHLEFAGTMSLSPATFTAVVRELVDSLSQHGWRRFLVITGHGGNNPALSVLAQEYVRSDLVFAWTPFTSVVADLIDGVSEVHGHAGEAETAQMLYLAPDLVQVDRLEPGATTLDELGPVARLARRAGGPRVSVGFDVYHKRGVLGDPRIATAEQGRLLVETAADRIADFAEELLSA from the coding sequence ATGACCTGGCGACTGGCCGAGATGACCACCGACCAGGCGCGGGACGCCGTTCGGGAGTCGCCGCTGGCGATCATCCCGGTCGGTGCCCAGGAGCAGCACGGCGGCGGCATGGCGATGTCCACCGACTCCGTTCGCGCCGTCGGACTCGCCGAACGCGTGGCCGAGCGGCTCGCCGGACGTGCGGTGGTCGCGCCCGCGGTGAACTACGGGGTCTCGCCGCATCATCTGGAGTTCGCCGGCACGATGTCGTTGTCGCCAGCAACCTTTACCGCCGTGGTGCGGGAGTTGGTCGACAGTTTGTCCCAGCACGGCTGGCGCCGGTTCCTGGTGATCACCGGGCACGGCGGCAACAACCCCGCGTTGTCCGTGCTGGCGCAGGAGTACGTGCGCAGCGATCTCGTCTTCGCCTGGACGCCTTTCACCTCGGTGGTCGCCGACCTGATCGACGGGGTCAGCGAGGTGCACGGGCACGCGGGCGAGGCCGAGACCGCGCAGATGTTGTACCTCGCGCCCGACCTGGTCCAGGTCGACCGCCTGGAGCCGGGCGCGACCACGCTCGACGAACTCGGACCCGTCGCCCGGCTGGCTCGCCGGGCCGGTGGGCCGCGGGTGTCGGTCGGGTTCGATGTGTACCACAAGCGTGGCGTGCTGGGAGATCCCCGGATCGCCACCGCTGAGCAGGGCCGTCTGCTGGTGGAGACGGCCGCCGACCGGATCGCCGACTTCGCCGAGGAGCTGCTCTCGGCCTGA
- a CDS encoding alpha/beta hydrolase family esterase gives MRLHRFAVAGLVTAGLVTAVTGAPPLTPAAAHATTDQTAADHATTEQTAADQATAGQTVAVPATASNPTAAAARSGGCGQQSSQRPGTGADYQLVSGGLTRTYRLHLPSGYDETKPKSLIVVYHGRGKTGEFTEAFSEVSKLDAIVAYPNGVVGDEDKQAWQGAPYAKDGVDDVKFTADLLDKLEAGFCVDRDAVYATGKSNGAGFTGILACTMADRFAAIAPVAGAYYQQGTRCAPSRPVPVLAIHGTGDTTIPYGGDGQRDLPSVQTWVRDWSVRDHCNPEPKYTQQGDDVLTATYKGCRADVVHVAVTDGGHTWPGSDASSGPGYVTQTFEAHELIGAFFRSHKLRH, from the coding sequence ATGAGACTCCACCGCTTTGCCGTCGCCGGGCTGGTGACGGCCGGCCTGGTGACCGCCGTCACCGGCGCCCCGCCGCTGACCCCGGCCGCCGCCCACGCAACCACCGACCAAACGGCCGCCGACCACGCAACCACCGAACAAACGGCCGCCGACCAAGCGACCGCGGGCCAAACGGTCGCTGTCCCCGCGACCGCAAGCAACCCGACCGCCGCGGCCGCTCGGAGTGGGGGCTGTGGGCAACAGAGTTCGCAACGACCGGGGACGGGGGCCGACTATCAGCTGGTCAGTGGCGGCCTGACCCGGACGTACCGGCTGCATCTGCCGTCCGGGTACGACGAGACCAAGCCGAAGTCGCTGATCGTCGTGTACCACGGTCGCGGCAAGACCGGTGAGTTCACCGAGGCGTTCTCGGAGGTGTCGAAGCTGGACGCGATCGTTGCCTACCCCAACGGTGTCGTCGGGGACGAGGACAAGCAGGCCTGGCAGGGTGCGCCGTACGCGAAGGACGGCGTGGACGACGTGAAGTTCACCGCGGACCTGCTCGACAAGCTCGAGGCCGGGTTCTGCGTGGACCGGGACGCGGTGTACGCGACCGGGAAGTCCAACGGTGCCGGGTTCACCGGGATCCTCGCGTGCACGATGGCCGACCGGTTCGCCGCGATCGCGCCGGTCGCCGGGGCGTACTACCAGCAGGGCACCCGGTGCGCGCCGAGTCGCCCGGTCCCGGTGCTCGCGATCCACGGTACCGGGGACACGACGATCCCGTACGGCGGTGACGGGCAACGTGATCTGCCGAGCGTGCAGACGTGGGTCCGCGACTGGTCCGTCCGCGACCACTGCAACCCGGAGCCGAAGTACACCCAGCAAGGCGATGACGTGCTGACCGCTACGTACAAGGGCTGCCGCGCGGACGTCGTCCATGTCGCCGTGACCGACGGCGGGCACACGTGGCCCGGGTCGGACGCGTCGTCGGGTCCTGGCTACGTCACGCAGACGTTCGAGGCGCACGAGCTGATCGGCGCCTTCTTCCGCTCGCACAAGTTGAGGCACTGA
- a CDS encoding AbgT family transporter yields the protein MTSTVTQPKDQLPRIVRAMGVIERVGNALPHPFWLFWILSAILAVVSWILATLDVSVVSPKDGKTVAVQNLLSGDGLQMAVSTAISNFAEFPPMATIVVVIMGVALAERTGFLQALMKVSVSRVPTSMVVFAVAFAGTMAHVASAAAYIILVPLGGLAFRAVGRSPILGIVVAYTAIASGYDASPIPTPNDAIFAGITEAAAKTVDPGASVSPLSNWFFNIASSVLLALVITLVTKLVLSKRTDLDADPDAPGDDPDALRLSARERTGLLRATIVFAAVAIAIVAALIPSSSPLRGENGSIVESPFLDGIAMVVAVLFGLVGIAYGVTVGVIEQAGDVPKLMAEGIKQMAPVLVLFFAIAQFLAYFDWSNIGDLLSAESARVLGDLGAPTVVIFLGILVLLTLINVLVTSGSAMWSLTAPILVPMMLLLNVPAETTQALFRIADSGSTAITPMSPYFVMALGFLQRYSKDAGVGTLASYTVPLAIAMTIAWTLLFLAWWALGIPLGPGAPVR from the coding sequence ATGACGAGCACAGTGACGCAGCCGAAGGACCAGTTGCCGCGGATCGTCCGGGCGATGGGCGTGATCGAGCGGGTCGGGAACGCGTTGCCGCATCCGTTCTGGTTGTTCTGGATCCTGTCGGCGATCCTCGCGGTGGTCAGCTGGATCCTGGCCACGCTGGACGTCTCGGTGGTCTCGCCGAAGGACGGCAAGACGGTCGCGGTCCAGAACCTGCTGTCCGGCGACGGCCTGCAGATGGCAGTCTCCACCGCGATCTCGAACTTCGCCGAGTTCCCGCCGATGGCCACCATCGTGGTGGTGATCATGGGCGTCGCGCTGGCCGAGCGGACCGGGTTCCTGCAGGCGTTGATGAAGGTCAGCGTGTCCCGGGTGCCGACCTCGATGGTGGTGTTCGCGGTCGCGTTCGCCGGCACGATGGCGCACGTCGCGTCGGCCGCGGCGTACATCATCCTGGTCCCGCTCGGCGGACTCGCGTTCCGCGCGGTCGGCCGGTCGCCGATCCTCGGCATCGTGGTCGCGTACACCGCGATCGCATCCGGTTACGACGCCAGCCCGATCCCGACGCCGAACGACGCGATCTTCGCCGGGATCACCGAGGCGGCCGCCAAGACCGTGGATCCAGGCGCGTCGGTGTCGCCGCTGTCGAACTGGTTCTTCAACATCGCGTCGTCGGTGCTGCTGGCGCTGGTGATCACGCTGGTGACGAAGCTGGTGCTGAGCAAGCGGACCGACCTCGACGCCGATCCGGACGCGCCCGGCGACGATCCCGACGCGCTGCGGTTGTCGGCGCGGGAGCGGACCGGGTTGCTCAGGGCAACCATTGTGTTCGCGGCCGTGGCGATCGCGATCGTCGCCGCGCTGATCCCGTCCAGCTCCCCGTTGCGCGGTGAGAACGGCAGCATCGTCGAATCGCCCTTCCTGGACGGGATCGCGATGGTGGTCGCGGTGTTGTTCGGCCTCGTCGGGATCGCGTACGGCGTGACGGTCGGGGTGATCGAGCAGGCCGGTGACGTGCCGAAGCTGATGGCCGAGGGGATCAAGCAGATGGCGCCGGTACTGGTGCTGTTCTTCGCGATCGCGCAGTTCCTGGCGTACTTCGACTGGAGCAACATCGGCGACCTGCTGTCGGCCGAGTCGGCCCGGGTACTGGGTGATCTCGGCGCGCCGACGGTGGTGATCTTCCTCGGCATCCTGGTGCTGCTGACGCTGATCAACGTGCTGGTGACGAGCGGCTCGGCGATGTGGTCGCTGACCGCGCCGATCCTGGTCCCGATGATGCTGCTGCTGAACGTACCGGCCGAGACGACGCAGGCGCTGTTCCGGATCGCCGACTCGGGGTCGACCGCGATCACGCCGATGAGCCCGTACTTCGTGATGGCGCTCGGCTTCCTGCAGCGCTACAGCAAGGACGCCGGTGTCGGCACCCTCGCGTCGTACACCGTGCCGCTGGCGATCGCGATGACGATCGCGTGGACCCTGCTCTTCCTGGCCTGGTGGGCGCTCGGCATCCCCCTCGGCCCGGGCGCGCCGGTCAGGTAG
- a CDS encoding nicotinamidase, giving the protein MTRALIVVDVQNDFCEGGSLAVAGGADVAFRIGQLLHKWYEADPPDKQYAYVVATRDHHIDPGTHFSEQPDFVDSWPRHCVVGTDGVSFHPNLDPQPFDAIFDKGEYAAAYSGFEGKSHDGHALVDWLREKEVTDVDVCGIATDYCVRATALDARTAGFRTTVLTGLTAGVAPASTEQTLIDLRTAGVTLT; this is encoded by the coding sequence ATGACGCGGGCCCTGATCGTGGTGGACGTGCAGAACGACTTCTGCGAGGGCGGGAGTCTCGCTGTCGCGGGCGGGGCGGATGTCGCGTTCCGGATCGGGCAGCTGCTGCACAAGTGGTACGAGGCGGATCCGCCGGACAAGCAGTACGCCTACGTCGTCGCGACCCGGGACCATCACATCGATCCCGGCACCCACTTCTCCGAGCAGCCCGACTTCGTGGACTCCTGGCCACGGCACTGCGTGGTCGGTACCGACGGGGTCAGCTTCCACCCGAACCTCGACCCGCAGCCGTTCGACGCGATCTTCGACAAGGGCGAGTACGCCGCGGCGTACTCCGGCTTCGAGGGGAAGTCCCACGACGGCCACGCGCTGGTGGACTGGCTCCGGGAGAAGGAGGTGACCGACGTGGACGTCTGCGGCATCGCCACCGACTACTGCGTCCGGGCCACCGCCCTCGACGCACGAACCGCGGGCTTCCGGACGACGGTACTGACCGGCCTCACCGCTGGGGTGGCACCGGCCAGCACCGAACAGACCCTCATCGACCTCCGGACCGCGGGCGTCACGCTCACCTGA
- a CDS encoding ring-cleaving dioxygenase: MSSIAPHGLHHVTAIATDPQRNVDFYTTVLGLRLVKQTVNFDRPDTYHLYYGDESGRPATLLTFFPWPEVPAGEQGTGLATATAFSIPPEALGWWQQRLTGLGVATEAPVDRSAEAVLTFRDPDGLVIELVAADGDARSGWDGAAGIGADQAIRGLHAITMSEQQLEPTADLLTGMLGMRLGTEDGDRVRLTMHGDSPGTVVDVAAAMDLPGRQAGGTVHHVAFRAPDGETQARWRQELLDAGLEVTEIIDRQYFTSIYFREPGGVLLEIATDAPGFTIDEPLLELGRSLKLPPWLEPTRDQIRTALPPLAVPPQSPHPTDPLPD; the protein is encoded by the coding sequence ATGAGCTCGATTGCCCCGCACGGCCTGCACCATGTCACCGCGATCGCTACGGATCCGCAGCGGAACGTGGACTTCTACACCACCGTTCTCGGGCTCCGTCTGGTCAAGCAGACGGTCAACTTCGATCGCCCGGACACCTATCACCTGTATTACGGCGACGAATCCGGCCGGCCCGCGACGTTGCTGACGTTCTTCCCCTGGCCCGAGGTCCCAGCCGGCGAACAGGGCACCGGACTCGCCACCGCGACCGCGTTCAGCATCCCGCCCGAGGCGCTCGGGTGGTGGCAGCAGCGGCTGACCGGACTCGGGGTCGCGACCGAGGCGCCGGTGGACCGGTCGGCGGAGGCGGTGCTCACCTTCCGCGATCCCGACGGCCTGGTGATCGAACTCGTCGCAGCCGACGGCGACGCCCGATCCGGCTGGGACGGCGCCGCGGGGATCGGCGCGGACCAGGCGATCCGTGGCCTGCACGCGATCACGATGTCGGAACAGCAGCTCGAACCGACCGCGGACTTGCTGACCGGAATGCTCGGCATGCGGCTCGGTACCGAGGACGGCGACCGGGTCCGGCTCACGATGCACGGCGACTCGCCCGGGACGGTCGTCGACGTCGCCGCGGCGATGGACCTTCCTGGCCGGCAGGCGGGCGGTACCGTCCACCACGTCGCATTCCGGGCGCCCGACGGCGAGACCCAAGCCCGCTGGCGGCAGGAACTGCTCGACGCCGGGCTGGAGGTCACCGAGATCATCGACCGCCAGTACTTCACCTCGATCTACTTCCGCGAACCAGGCGGCGTGCTCCTCGAGATCGCCACCGACGCCCCCGGCTTCACCATCGACGAACCCCTCCTCGAACTCGGCCGCTCCCTGAAACTCCCACCCTGGCTGGAACCGACCCGCGACCAGATCCGTACCGCCCTGCCACCACTAGCCGTCCCACCTCAGAGCCCTCACCCCACCGACCCGCTCCCCGACTGA